In Arthrobacter sp. CDRTa11, one DNA window encodes the following:
- the carA gene encoding glutamine-hydrolyzing carbamoyl-phosphate synthase small subunit, which produces MTKTEVTANPVPAHQAAISTPAALVLEDGRIFRGSSYGATGTALGEAVFATGMTGYQETITDPSYARQLVVQTAPHIGNTGVNSEDAESRRIWVAGYIVRDAARRPSNWRSERSLDSELIEQGIVGIQGVDTRAITRHLREHKTMRAGIFSGDAAQATDKDLVDAVLASAPMEGARLAEEVSVDQAYVVEPQDHGWEGEPRFSIAAIDLGIKAMTPIRFAERGVRVHVLPATATLEDVKAVNPDGFFMSNGPGDPATADAQVKLLRSVLDEKLPYFGICFGNQILGRALGFGTYKLRYGHRGINQPVMDRRTGKVEITSQNHGFAVDAPLDGATQAPEERYGRVEVSHISLNDDVVEGLACLDIPAFSVQYHPEAAAGPHDAAYLFDRFIDLMEGTRDGRTANLSKDPVDSAHPAGAEHKNDNKTEDKK; this is translated from the coding sequence GTGACGAAAACAGAAGTGACAGCGAACCCGGTGCCTGCACATCAGGCAGCCATTTCCACCCCCGCCGCGCTCGTGCTGGAAGATGGCCGCATCTTCCGCGGCAGCAGCTACGGGGCAACCGGAACCGCCTTGGGTGAAGCCGTCTTCGCCACGGGAATGACCGGCTACCAGGAGACCATTACCGATCCCTCCTACGCCCGCCAGCTTGTGGTCCAGACGGCTCCGCACATCGGCAATACCGGCGTCAACAGCGAGGACGCCGAGTCCCGCCGCATCTGGGTGGCAGGCTACATCGTCCGTGACGCCGCCCGGCGCCCTTCCAACTGGCGCTCCGAGCGGTCCCTTGACTCCGAACTCATCGAGCAGGGCATTGTGGGCATCCAAGGTGTGGACACCCGGGCCATCACCCGCCACCTGCGAGAGCACAAAACGATGCGCGCCGGCATCTTCTCCGGCGACGCAGCCCAGGCCACCGACAAGGACCTCGTTGACGCCGTCCTGGCCAGTGCACCCATGGAGGGCGCACGGCTGGCCGAGGAAGTCAGTGTGGACCAGGCCTACGTTGTAGAGCCGCAGGACCACGGCTGGGAAGGCGAACCGCGGTTCAGCATCGCCGCGATCGACCTCGGCATCAAGGCCATGACCCCCATCCGCTTCGCGGAACGCGGCGTCCGGGTCCACGTGCTCCCCGCCACTGCAACGCTCGAGGACGTCAAGGCCGTCAACCCGGACGGCTTCTTTATGTCCAACGGCCCGGGCGACCCCGCCACCGCGGATGCCCAGGTAAAGCTGCTGCGTTCGGTACTGGATGAGAAGCTGCCCTACTTTGGCATCTGCTTCGGCAACCAGATCCTGGGCCGCGCCCTGGGCTTTGGCACCTACAAGCTGCGTTACGGCCACCGTGGCATCAACCAGCCGGTCATGGACCGCCGCACGGGCAAGGTGGAGATCACCTCCCAGAACCACGGCTTCGCCGTGGACGCACCGCTCGACGGCGCCACGCAGGCTCCCGAGGAGCGCTACGGCCGTGTTGAGGTCAGCCACATCAGCCTGAACGACGACGTTGTTGAGGGCCTGGCCTGCCTGGACATTCCCGCTTTTTCCGTCCAGTACCACCCGGAAGCTGCAGCGGGGCCGCACGACGCCGCCTACCTGTTCGACCGCTTCATCGACCTCATGGAGGGAACGCGGGATGGCAGGACCGCCAACCTCTCCAAGGACCCGGTTGACTCCGCCCACCCCGCTGGCGCGGAACACAAAAACGACAACAAGACTGAGGACAAGAAGTAA
- a CDS encoding dihydroorotase, with the protein MAENNGTYLIRGAAILGAGAEDLLIRDGLIAERGTDLSADGATVIEASGLVALPGMVDVHTHLREPGREDAETVETGTRAAALGGFTAVHAMANSMPVADTAGVVEQVHSLGRTAGWVDVRPVGAVTVGLAGEQLAELGAMADSRAQVRMFSDDGICVHDPVLMRRALEYVKAFDGVVAQHAQEPRLTAGAQMNEGEVSAVLGLTGWPAVAEESIIARDVLLTQHVDSRLHVCHVSTAGSVEIVRWAKERGINVTAEVTPHHLLLTDDLVRSYDPVYKVNPPLRTDADVQALRAGLADGTIDVVGTDHAPHPSEHKECEWAQAAMGMTGLETALSVVQHTMIETGMMTWADFARVTSTAAAQIGRLTDQGRPLEAGEPANVILVDPAARWTVDPSKMATMGRNSPFAGRELPGKVVATFYKGHPTVLDGKLNTPYREPAATTPAVTAPGGIGA; encoded by the coding sequence ATGGCCGAGAACAACGGAACCTACCTGATTCGCGGCGCCGCGATCCTGGGCGCCGGCGCTGAGGACCTGCTCATCCGCGACGGCCTGATCGCTGAGCGCGGGACTGACCTGTCGGCTGACGGAGCCACGGTCATCGAGGCGTCCGGCCTGGTGGCCCTGCCCGGCATGGTGGATGTGCACACGCACTTGCGCGAGCCGGGCCGTGAAGACGCTGAAACCGTGGAGACCGGCACAAGGGCCGCTGCCCTCGGCGGATTTACCGCCGTCCACGCCATGGCCAACAGCATGCCGGTGGCAGACACCGCCGGCGTGGTGGAGCAGGTTCACTCCCTAGGGCGCACCGCAGGCTGGGTGGATGTACGCCCGGTGGGCGCCGTGACCGTAGGCCTGGCAGGGGAGCAGCTTGCCGAACTCGGCGCCATGGCCGATTCCCGCGCCCAGGTCCGCATGTTTTCGGACGACGGCATTTGCGTCCACGATCCCGTGCTCATGCGCCGGGCCCTGGAATACGTCAAGGCGTTCGACGGCGTCGTGGCCCAGCATGCGCAGGAACCCCGCCTCACAGCCGGCGCCCAGATGAATGAGGGCGAAGTTTCAGCCGTGCTGGGACTGACGGGCTGGCCGGCGGTGGCGGAGGAAAGCATTATTGCCCGCGACGTCCTGTTGACCCAGCACGTGGACTCCCGCCTGCATGTCTGCCACGTCTCCACCGCAGGCTCGGTGGAGATAGTCCGCTGGGCCAAGGAGCGGGGCATCAACGTCACCGCCGAAGTGACACCGCACCACCTCCTGCTCACCGACGACCTGGTGCGGAGCTACGATCCTGTTTACAAAGTCAACCCGCCGCTGCGCACAGACGCGGATGTGCAGGCACTCCGGGCCGGGCTGGCGGACGGCACCATCGACGTTGTGGGCACCGACCACGCCCCGCACCCCAGCGAGCACAAGGAATGCGAGTGGGCGCAGGCCGCCATGGGCATGACAGGCCTGGAGACGGCACTGTCCGTGGTCCAGCACACCATGATCGAAACCGGGATGATGACGTGGGCCGACTTTGCCCGGGTCACCTCCACCGCTGCTGCGCAAATCGGCCGCCTGACCGACCAGGGCCGTCCGTTGGAAGCCGGTGAGCCCGCCAACGTCATCCTTGTGGATCCCGCCGCGCGCTGGACCGTTGACCCCTCCAAGATGGCAACGATGGGCCGTAACTCACCCTTCGCCGGAAGGGAGCTTCCGGGCAAGGTGGTTGCCACCTTCTATAAAGGCCACCCCACCGTCCTGGACGGCAAACTCAACACCCCCTACCGGGAACCGGCCGCCACAACCCCCGCTGTCACCGCCCCCGGCGGGATAGGCGCCTGA
- a CDS encoding aspartate carbamoyltransferase catalytic subunit: MKHLLSTEDLSLANAVRILDTAEEMAAVGEREVKKLPALRGRTVVNLFFEDSTRTRISFEAAAKRLSADVINFAAKGSSVSKGESLKDTAQTLSAMGADAVVIRHWASGAPHRLAATDWIDAAVINAGDGTHEHPTQALLDAFTMRRHWAKLSGNGSIGADLKGMRVAIAGDVLHSRVARSNVWLLRTLGADVTLVAPPTLLPIGVDKWPCKVSYNLDETLEQGVDAVMMLRVQGERMNASFFPSTREYSRRWGFDDNRLLALDSLGMKDTIIMHPGPMNRGLEISAAAADSPRSTVLAQVRNGVSVRMAALYLLLSGDTREPAVNTGIAQSTKESN; this comes from the coding sequence GTGAAGCACCTGCTCTCCACCGAAGACCTCAGCCTTGCCAACGCCGTCCGTATTCTGGATACCGCAGAAGAAATGGCGGCAGTGGGGGAGCGGGAAGTCAAAAAGCTTCCGGCCCTGCGCGGACGGACCGTCGTCAACCTCTTCTTCGAGGATTCAACGAGGACCCGGATCTCCTTTGAGGCCGCAGCGAAAAGGCTGTCCGCCGACGTCATCAACTTTGCGGCGAAGGGCTCCTCTGTCTCCAAGGGGGAATCCCTCAAGGACACGGCCCAGACCCTTTCGGCGATGGGCGCCGACGCCGTCGTGATCCGCCACTGGGCTTCCGGTGCGCCGCACCGGCTCGCCGCCACGGACTGGATCGACGCCGCCGTCATCAATGCCGGCGACGGCACCCACGAGCACCCCACCCAGGCACTGTTGGACGCCTTCACGATGCGCCGGCACTGGGCGAAACTGTCCGGAAACGGATCCATCGGCGCCGACCTTAAAGGGATGCGCGTGGCCATCGCCGGCGACGTCCTGCACTCGCGGGTGGCGCGCTCCAACGTCTGGCTGCTGCGCACCCTGGGCGCTGACGTTACGCTCGTCGCCCCGCCCACCCTGCTGCCCATCGGCGTCGACAAGTGGCCCTGCAAGGTGAGCTACAACCTGGACGAAACCCTGGAGCAGGGCGTGGACGCCGTGATGATGCTGCGCGTCCAGGGTGAGCGGATGAACGCTTCCTTCTTTCCCTCCACGCGTGAATATTCACGCCGCTGGGGCTTTGATGACAACCGGCTCCTGGCGCTGGACAGCCTGGGAATGAAGGACACCATCATCATGCACCCCGGTCCCATGAACCGGGGCCTGGAAATTTCCGCTGCCGCCGCCGACTCGCCCCGGTCCACCGTGCTTGCACAGGTCCGCAACGGCGTCTCCGTCCGGATGGCCGCCCTGTACCTGCTGCTCTCCGGGGATACCCGCGAACCAGCCGTAAACACTGGGATTGCCCAGTCCACTAAGGAGAGCAACTGA
- the pyrR gene encoding bifunctional pyr operon transcriptional regulator/uracil phosphoribosyltransferase PyrR: MTSVTNAPVPARVVLNQADIDRALTRIAHEILEANKGSKDLVLLGIPRRGYPLAVRLARKIAATDPSVDAAAIVGQLDVTMFRDDLSHQPTRPPYPTQLPRTGIDNKVVVLIDDVLYSGRTIRAALDAIIDLGRPRIVRLAVLIDRGHRELPIRADHVGKNLPTSSAEKVRVRLEETDTNGDGSAVNEVVIEGGA; encoded by the coding sequence TTGACTTCTGTCACCAACGCACCGGTTCCAGCCAGGGTTGTCCTCAACCAGGCCGATATAGACCGTGCACTAACTCGTATCGCCCATGAGATCCTCGAGGCCAACAAGGGCTCCAAGGACCTGGTCCTGTTGGGCATTCCGCGCCGCGGCTACCCGCTGGCCGTCCGGCTGGCTCGAAAGATCGCCGCCACAGACCCCTCCGTGGACGCCGCCGCAATCGTAGGTCAGCTTGATGTGACCATGTTCCGCGATGACCTCTCCCACCAGCCCACCCGGCCGCCGTACCCCACGCAGCTGCCGCGGACGGGAATTGATAACAAGGTTGTGGTGCTCATCGATGACGTCCTGTACTCAGGCCGCACCATCCGCGCTGCCCTTGACGCCATCATCGACCTGGGCCGCCCCCGGATCGTCCGGCTTGCCGTCCTGATCGACCGCGGACACCGTGAACTGCCCATCCGGGCGGACCACGTGGGGAAGAACCTGCCCACCTCCTCTGCCGAAAAGGTCCGTGTGCGCCTCGAAGAAACCGACACGAACGGAGACGGTTCCGCCGTCAACGAAGTAGTTATTGAGGGCGGCGCGTGA
- a CDS encoding PrsW family intramembrane metalloprotease, producing MSMHPFPPADGQPSRPPGPQGPLPGQANPTWMGHVDPQYYRPAPGNAAGPVNAGQGHPLVPPQMRSAAGSTIGTPSPGLLALTIGGGVLAFLSLFLVVPFLLANTGTGGFLVGFVASLVPLSAVLLAVYVIDRWEPEPKRLLLFAFTWGAAVSIAVTLLVQPFFALAFQFADEADFRTYMATIQAPVVEEFAKSLGLLLLLLMARKHFDGPVDGVVFAFTIAGGFAFTENILYFGRAIAESASPASDLAQIFLLRGVMSPFAHAIFTGTTGLIMGFAARRWHSGASVAAFFIGLLPAMFLHNRWNSMGQGFLVEYILVQVPIFVLAIIGIILLRVAENRLTRQRLLEYAAAGWFTPSEVAMLATPGGRRSALNWAGSYNRRPQMKAFVKAATQLAFTRQRILSGRDVQLHQAEERQQLHNILALRAAVAG from the coding sequence ATGTCGATGCACCCCTTTCCGCCCGCCGACGGACAACCCAGCCGGCCCCCAGGCCCGCAGGGCCCACTCCCCGGCCAGGCCAACCCCACCTGGATGGGCCACGTGGATCCGCAGTACTACCGGCCGGCACCCGGAAATGCAGCCGGACCAGTCAATGCCGGCCAAGGTCATCCCCTGGTGCCGCCGCAGATGCGCAGCGCCGCCGGGAGCACTATCGGCACACCGTCTCCGGGGTTGCTCGCCCTGACCATCGGCGGCGGTGTCCTGGCCTTCCTCAGCCTGTTCCTGGTGGTCCCGTTCCTGCTGGCGAATACGGGAACTGGTGGGTTCCTGGTGGGATTCGTTGCCTCGTTGGTCCCCCTCTCGGCGGTGTTGCTCGCTGTCTATGTCATTGACCGCTGGGAACCGGAGCCCAAGCGTCTCCTACTCTTTGCCTTTACCTGGGGAGCAGCAGTGTCCATCGCCGTCACGCTCCTGGTCCAGCCGTTTTTTGCGCTGGCCTTCCAGTTCGCCGACGAGGCGGATTTCCGGACGTACATGGCCACCATTCAGGCACCGGTGGTGGAGGAGTTCGCCAAGTCGCTGGGGCTGCTGCTGCTCCTGCTGATGGCGCGAAAGCACTTCGACGGGCCCGTGGACGGTGTTGTTTTCGCCTTCACCATTGCCGGCGGCTTCGCTTTCACGGAAAACATCCTCTATTTCGGCCGGGCCATTGCCGAGTCCGCGAGTCCTGCCTCGGATCTGGCCCAGATCTTCCTGCTCCGCGGCGTGATGTCCCCGTTCGCGCACGCGATCTTCACGGGAACCACCGGCCTGATTATGGGGTTTGCCGCCCGCCGCTGGCACTCGGGCGCTTCGGTGGCGGCTTTTTTCATTGGGCTGCTGCCAGCCATGTTCCTGCACAACCGGTGGAACAGCATGGGTCAGGGCTTCCTGGTGGAGTACATTCTGGTCCAGGTGCCGATCTTTGTCCTGGCCATCATCGGCATCATCCTGCTGCGCGTTGCCGAAAACCGGCTCACCCGGCAGAGGCTGCTGGAATACGCCGCGGCCGGCTGGTTCACTCCGTCAGAGGTTGCCATGCTTGCCACTCCAGGCGGCCGCCGGAGCGCCCTGAACTGGGCGGGCAGCTACAACCGGAGGCCGCAAATGAAGGCCTTCGTCAAGGCGGCCACGCAGCTCGCCTTCACCCGGCAGCGGATCCTCAGCGGCCGGGACGTCCAGCTGCACCAGGCCGAGGAACGGCAGCAGCTCCACAACATCCTCGCGCTGCGGGCAGCGGTCGCCGGCTGA
- a CDS encoding protein-tyrosine phosphatase family protein yields MSETWDPGSPGVVVLPSGRTVRGRALRQPQPDGPQPQHGLYLAGHEPPMVPWTSRWLRWPDFRLPADKAEARKLLEEAWRNAAELRVEVACWGGRGRTGTALACIAVLDGVPPAEAVAYVRARYDPRAAETPWQRKYVARFGQGNA; encoded by the coding sequence GTGTCAGAAACGTGGGATCCGGGGAGTCCCGGCGTCGTGGTCCTGCCCAGCGGGCGAACGGTGCGGGGCAGGGCGCTGCGGCAGCCGCAGCCGGACGGGCCGCAGCCGCAGCACGGCCTGTATCTCGCGGGCCACGAGCCCCCGATGGTTCCGTGGACGTCGCGGTGGCTCCGCTGGCCTGACTTCAGGCTGCCCGCCGACAAAGCTGAAGCCAGAAAGCTGTTGGAGGAAGCCTGGCGGAACGCAGCCGAGCTCCGCGTGGAAGTCGCCTGCTGGGGCGGTCGGGGACGCACCGGGACAGCGTTGGCGTGTATCGCTGTGCTGGACGGCGTTCCACCGGCAGAGGCCGTAGCGTATGTGCGTGCCCGTTACGATCCCCGTGCGGCCGAAACGCCCTGGCAGCGGAAGTACGTCGCCCGCTTCGGCCAGGGTAACGCCTGA
- a CDS encoding SDR family oxidoreductase — translation MDEVLVTGGSGHLGTDVVRLLLERGDRVRVLSRTPRAGADVRTVEGDLATGRGIREAVSGVRAIVHAATLSPAARRGHFLPVDFVTSPPDVDVHGTRQLLDEAQRAGVEHFLHVSIVGVQQSKVPYLRRKAEAENIVRSAAVPWTIVPATPFYWLLARFHDHMRKQRLWIAPSNLRMQPGDSAEFAPYVVESLGTGPAGDRPCFAGPEVLSQADIARQYQAARDVHHRILEFPLPGFAIGAGGPQTCTDGRLGTTTWAQWLAKH, via the coding sequence ATGGATGAGGTGCTAGTGACAGGAGGCTCGGGCCATCTGGGGACCGACGTCGTCCGGCTGCTTCTGGAGCGGGGCGACCGGGTACGTGTTTTGTCGCGGACACCGCGCGCAGGGGCCGATGTGAGAACCGTCGAAGGCGATCTCGCTACGGGCCGGGGAATCCGGGAGGCGGTATCCGGGGTCCGCGCGATAGTTCATGCCGCGACACTTTCCCCGGCTGCCCGGAGAGGCCATTTCCTCCCGGTGGACTTTGTGACCAGCCCTCCGGACGTGGACGTGCACGGAACCCGACAGCTCCTGGACGAAGCGCAGCGCGCCGGAGTGGAGCACTTCCTGCATGTGTCAATAGTGGGAGTCCAACAGTCCAAGGTTCCCTATCTCCGGCGGAAGGCGGAGGCGGAGAACATCGTCCGGAGCGCCGCGGTTCCGTGGACGATTGTCCCGGCCACGCCTTTCTATTGGCTATTGGCCAGGTTCCATGACCACATGAGGAAGCAGCGCCTCTGGATTGCTCCCTCGAACCTGCGCATGCAGCCGGGCGACTCAGCCGAATTTGCTCCCTACGTCGTCGAATCTCTGGGGACGGGGCCAGCGGGTGACCGTCCGTGTTTTGCCGGGCCCGAGGTGTTGTCCCAGGCGGACATCGCCCGGCAATACCAGGCGGCCCGGGACGTCCACCACAGAATCCTGGAGTTTCCGCTGCCTGGTTTTGCCATCGGGGCCGGCGGTCCGCAAACCTGCACCGACGGGCGGCTGGGAACAACCACCTGGGCCCAGTGGCTCGCGAAACACTAA
- the nusB gene encoding transcription antitermination factor NusB, translating into MSARGKARNRALDVLFEAEQRSVSAFDVLRARREKTDQIVNPYTLEIVEGVISQQTAIDEFLETYSQGWTLDRMPSVDRIILRIGTWELLYNDDVPDGVAVSEAVALAKTLSTDESPSFINGLLGRLQQLKPSLLA; encoded by the coding sequence GTGAGCGCACGCGGAAAGGCCCGTAACAGGGCACTGGATGTTCTCTTTGAAGCTGAGCAGCGCTCCGTTTCTGCCTTTGATGTACTGAGGGCCCGGCGGGAGAAGACCGACCAGATCGTGAACCCGTACACGCTGGAGATCGTCGAAGGCGTGATCTCGCAGCAGACCGCCATTGACGAATTCCTCGAGACGTATTCGCAGGGCTGGACACTGGACCGGATGCCTTCGGTGGACCGTATCATCCTGCGGATCGGCACCTGGGAACTGCTGTACAACGACGACGTTCCCGACGGCGTCGCCGTCAGCGAGGCCGTGGCACTGGCCAAGACGCTCTCAACTGATGAATCGCCGTCGTTCATCAACGGGCTCCTGGGGCGCCTGCAGCAGCTGAAACCGTCGCTGCTCGCCTAA
- the efp gene encoding elongation factor P encodes MATTNDIKNGTVLKLEGQLWNIIEFQHVKPGKGGAFVRTKMRNVMSGKVVDKTFNAGLKIETATVDRRDYQYLYQDGSDFVFMDTSDYDQITVSGATVGDATNFMLENQMVNIAIHEGTPLYIELPPSVVLEITYTEPGLQGDRSSAGTKPATLETGYEIQVPLFVENNTKVKVDTRDGSYLGRVSE; translated from the coding sequence GTGGCAACCACTAACGACATCAAGAACGGAACGGTCCTCAAGCTTGAGGGCCAGCTCTGGAACATCATCGAATTCCAGCACGTCAAGCCTGGCAAGGGCGGTGCGTTTGTACGGACCAAGATGCGGAACGTGATGTCCGGCAAGGTTGTGGACAAGACGTTCAACGCCGGCCTCAAGATCGAGACCGCCACCGTGGACCGCCGGGACTACCAGTACCTGTACCAGGACGGTTCGGACTTCGTGTTCATGGACACCTCCGACTACGACCAGATCACCGTCTCTGGTGCCACCGTGGGCGACGCCACGAACTTCATGCTCGAAAACCAGATGGTCAACATCGCCATCCACGAGGGCACCCCGCTGTACATCGAACTCCCTCCCAGCGTTGTCCTCGAAATCACGTACACCGAGCCGGGCCTTCAGGGCGACCGCTCCTCCGCCGGCACCAAGCCGGCCACCCTCGAAACCGGCTACGAGATCCAGGTACCCCTGTTCGTTGAGAACAACACCAAGGTCAAGGTCGACACCCGCGACGGCAGCTACCTCGGCCGGGTCAGCGAGTAG
- a CDS encoding tetratricopeptide repeat protein: MQGALEGTTDWPEAGFPGIRINPQTLLPQIVNDDVCREALAASADPADHIFVLLVEGHAPEAAELLAEARFKDPESFRLRAFEAEVLRVSNRPDRAVELFRQLLAEVQGTPREALVLQFLGKTQYTAGQTSAAVESFARALDLRVAESADAAQIYSSTVALQRAREVLDLAC, encoded by the coding sequence ATGCAGGGCGCCTTGGAGGGAACCACAGACTGGCCTGAGGCAGGCTTCCCGGGAATCCGGATCAACCCGCAGACGCTGCTTCCCCAGATCGTTAACGACGACGTATGCCGCGAGGCCCTCGCCGCCTCTGCCGACCCCGCGGACCATATCTTTGTCCTGCTGGTGGAGGGCCATGCACCGGAGGCCGCCGAACTGCTGGCCGAGGCACGCTTCAAAGACCCCGAGTCGTTCCGGCTGCGTGCCTTTGAAGCGGAGGTGCTGCGGGTCTCCAACCGCCCGGACAGGGCAGTGGAACTGTTCCGGCAGCTGCTCGCCGAAGTTCAGGGAACGCCCCGTGAAGCGCTGGTGCTCCAGTTCCTCGGAAAGACCCAGTACACCGCCGGGCAAACATCCGCGGCCGTTGAATCTTTTGCCCGGGCGCTGGATCTGCGGGTTGCTGAATCCGCGGACGCCGCGCAGATCTACTCGTCCACGGTGGCCCTGCAGCGCGCCCGCGAGGTCCTGGACCTCGCCTGCTGA
- the aroB gene encoding 3-dehydroquinate synthase yields MSVESTVISVTGESASQNYDVVVGRGLLGSLPALLGERVRRVLVIHPRALRLTGDTVRDELAAAGFTSLTAEIPDAEEGKHIQVAAFCWQVLGQNDFTRSDAIVAVGGGAVTDLAGFVAATWLRGVKVIHMPTSLLGMVDASVGGKTGINTAEGKNLVGSFHPPAAVLVDLDTLNTLPRNELISGMAEVVKCGFIADPTILDLVEKDPEAVVDPQSAVLRELIERAIAVKAKVVSEDLKESGLREILNYGHTLGHAIELVERYSWRHGAAVSVGMMFAAELARSVGRLTDTDADRHRSILETLGLPVTYRRDRWQGLLDGMRRDKKSRGDLLRFVVLDGIAKPGILDVPDTSLLFAAYQEIAS; encoded by the coding sequence TTGAGCGTCGAATCAACAGTCATCAGCGTTACCGGCGAGTCCGCCAGCCAGAACTACGACGTCGTAGTGGGCCGCGGCCTCCTGGGGAGCCTTCCGGCCTTGCTGGGGGAGCGCGTCCGACGGGTGCTGGTCATCCACCCCAGGGCCCTGCGGCTCACCGGCGACACCGTCAGGGACGAGCTCGCCGCCGCGGGCTTTACCTCCCTGACCGCGGAAATTCCCGACGCCGAAGAAGGCAAGCACATCCAGGTGGCCGCGTTCTGCTGGCAGGTCCTGGGCCAGAATGACTTCACCCGGTCCGACGCCATTGTGGCCGTGGGCGGCGGCGCAGTGACGGACCTTGCCGGCTTTGTGGCCGCCACTTGGCTGCGCGGGGTCAAAGTAATCCACATGCCCACCAGCCTGCTGGGCATGGTGGATGCCTCCGTGGGCGGCAAGACCGGCATCAACACCGCCGAGGGAAAGAACCTGGTGGGGTCCTTCCACCCGCCCGCCGCAGTGCTGGTGGACCTTGACACCCTGAACACGCTGCCGCGCAACGAACTGATTTCCGGAATGGCCGAAGTGGTTAAATGCGGCTTCATCGCCGATCCAACCATTCTGGACCTCGTCGAAAAGGATCCGGAGGCAGTGGTTGATCCACAGTCCGCCGTGCTGCGGGAGCTTATTGAGCGGGCCATCGCCGTTAAGGCAAAAGTTGTTTCCGAGGACCTCAAGGAATCGGGACTTCGGGAAATCCTGAACTACGGCCACACGCTGGGCCACGCCATCGAACTGGTGGAGCGCTACTCCTGGCGCCACGGTGCCGCAGTCTCGGTGGGGATGATGTTCGCGGCCGAGCTTGCCCGCAGTGTGGGCAGGCTCACCGACACAGACGCCGACAGGCACCGCAGCATCCTGGAGACCCTGGGCCTGCCCGTCACCTACCGGCGGGACCGCTGGCAGGGGCTGCTGGACGGAATGCGCCGGGATAAGAAGTCCCGCGGGGACCTGCTCCGGTTCGTTGTCCTGGACGGCATTGCCAAGCCGGGCATCCTGGACGTGCCGGACACCTCGCTGCTTTTCGCGGCCTACCAGGAGATCGCTTCCTGA
- a CDS encoding shikimate kinase: MAVGKSAIGHQLAQQLGVPFVDTDAVIVGNHGSIADIFAGRGEHAFREIEARTVASVVEDAAGSAAVISLGGGAVLDSGTQQLLGRCTVVYLECDADTVAGRIARNSGRPLLAGDAMARWTALFATRKPVYERLANLVLDVRHGSVAELGRRLEAALRVFAAAKQEVEN, encoded by the coding sequence ATGGCCGTGGGCAAGTCAGCCATCGGCCACCAGCTTGCCCAGCAACTCGGGGTCCCCTTCGTGGACACCGATGCAGTCATTGTGGGAAACCATGGCTCCATAGCTGACATCTTTGCCGGCCGGGGAGAGCACGCGTTCCGGGAGATCGAGGCGCGGACAGTGGCAAGCGTGGTGGAGGACGCAGCCGGTTCGGCAGCGGTGATTTCGCTGGGTGGCGGTGCCGTGCTGGACTCGGGAACGCAGCAACTGCTGGGCCGCTGCACCGTGGTCTATCTCGAATGTGATGCCGACACAGTGGCAGGCCGGATCGCCCGCAATTCAGGCCGTCCGCTGCTTGCCGGCGATGCCATGGCCCGCTGGACGGCATTGTTCGCCACCAGAAAGCCCGTCTACGAACGCCTGGCCAATCTGGTCCTGGACGTCCGCCACGGCTCGGTTGCCGAACTGGGACGCCGGCTCGAAGCTGCGCTGCGGGTATTCGCAGCTGCCAAACAGGAAGTTGAAAATTGA